Proteins from a single region of Mytilus trossulus isolate FHL-02 chromosome 2, PNRI_Mtr1.1.1.hap1, whole genome shotgun sequence:
- the LOC134705732 gene encoding uncharacterized protein LOC134705732: MVMEVSDLEASSEGTGNLFDEVKSKTCSLEKDIEQLKRNNGDGNDSQSIKDELRKLESYSEKLKGKLLDMQCRSMKYNLIFTGLQEQRDENCEMKIRQFIYNEMKIQKPLEFGNIHRFGKSEPGKPRPIIARFLYYSDLDMVKKAGRNLRGTFYGVNEQFPPEIEEQRRKLYPIAKQARKEKLKVVMKRDKLYINDKLVKPDEIADDTEHKEPQRSTTRPNKRPRVNSTPERDETKTDDLDVIDLPGYKFVMKNRSHLNRVKSGGIVLGFKESLSDHISVVETDSKYILWFKIDKHVVKLQQDILCGIVYIPPENSVYCVGDPFSEIESEFLNFSTSHDNICLFGDFNARTAEESDFDVVNFEEFSGMLDIENEGVCTLDELNINRLRKSMDHKKNNFGNLLLEFCKNNNMFILNGRMCEDKGLGSFTCKNTSVVDYNIASPNFLKLVQNFSVLNSSVLFSDIHNPLSLKITCYEKQNDVSHDDEMPEEKIKRWENEQIDTFISNIDRLKVNEILAQLTEMVENTSENSIINKVVEDVCHLLTNAAKSTFGTFTKRSKHTQNIKKSKPWFDSECKEARKKFRSSRRKLKRNNTDDRVNETKKLEKSYKRVMDKSIRKHRKKIRHKIENLRSINPKEYWKILNGGKRGNNPCVPINILFDYFKNLNLGNSEDEEIVLENLNNVKDLNVTLNSPITEEEIEKSLRKLKNNKSSGDDMIVNEYLKHSFSVMSQVFVKLFNIIFDSGTIPENWLSGNIIPLFKNKGNKHDPSNFRPITVISCFGKLFTSILNSRLNKFSDDFCLLCQNQAGFREGSSTTDNLFVIYMLISIMKNKKKKLFCAFVDFAKAFDTVWRKGLWHKLLVNDINGKMYNQWAETAARGQLVGVTCRTSSAYPSGAPNITISV; the protein is encoded by the exons atggttatgga GGTTTCAGATTTGGAGGCAAGTTCAGAGGGAACTGGTAATCTTTTTGATGAAGTGAAGAGTAAAACTTGCTCTTTAGAAAAAGATATCGAACAACTTAAGAGAAATAACGGAGATGGTAATGATTCTCAGAGTATTAAAGACGaacttagaaaattagaaaGTTATAGTGAGAAGCTAAAAGGAAAACTACTGGACATGCAATGTAGGTCTATGAAATATAATCTCATTTTCACGGGACTTCAAGAGCAAAGGGATGAAAACTGTGAAATGAAGATTAGacagtttatttacaatgaaaTGAAGATCCAAAAACCGTTAGAATTTGGAAACATTCACAGATTTGGTAAAAGTGAGCCAGGGAAACCGAGACCAATTATTGCAAGATTCCTTTATTATTCTGACCTTGATATGGTGAAAAAAGCAGGACGAAATCTAAGAGGTACATTTTACGGTGTAAACGAGCAGTTTCCACCAGAAATAGAAGAACAACGACGAAAGCTATACCCAATAGCGAAACAGGCGAGAAAAGAGAAATTAAAAGTTGTAATGAAAAGAGACAAACTTTACATTAACGACAAACTTGTTAAGCCAGATGAAATCGCAGACGATACCGAGCATAAAGAGCCTCAAAGATCAACCACCAGACCGAATAAACGTCCACGGGTGAACTCTACTCCTGAACGAGACG aaACAAAAACTGATGATTTAGACGTTATAGATTTGCCAGGttataaatttgtaatgaaaaatagatCTCACTTAAACAGAGTAAAATCAGGTGGAATTGTACTTGGTTTTAAAGAATCATTATCTGATCATATTTCTGTTGTTGAAACAgacagtaaatatattttatggtttaaaattgacaaaCATGTAGTTAAACTACAACAAGATATTTTGTGTGGTATTGTGTATATTCCGCCTGAAAATTCTGTATATTGTGTTGGTGATCCATTTAGCGAAATTGAAAgtgaatttttgaattttagtaCAAGTCATGACAATATATGTCTTTTTGGAGATTTTAATGCTCGAACTGCAGAAGAGTCAGACTTTGACGTCgtaaattttgaagaattttcAGGAATGTTAGACATTGAAAATGAGGGTGTTTGTACTTTAGATGAGTTAAATATAAATCGATTAAGGAAAAGTATggatcacaaaaaaaacaattttggtaACTTGCttcttgaattttgtaagaataacaatatgtttaTCCTAAATGGAAGAATGTGTGAAGACAAAGGTCTGGGtagttttacatgtaaaaacacTAGTGTAGTGGATTACAATATTGCTTCCCCAAATTTTCTTAAGctggttcaaaatttttcagTATTAAATTCTAGCGTTTTATTTTCGGATATTCATAATCCACTGTCGTTAAAGATTACttgttatgaaaaacaaaacgaCGTCAGTCATGATGATGAAATGCCTGAGGAGAAGATTAAGAGATGGGAAAATGAGCAAATAGACACCTTTATTAGTAACATTGATAGActtaaagtaaatgaaatactAGCTCAATTAACGGAAATGGTTGAAAATACAAGTGAAAACtcaattattaataaagttgTTGAGGATGTATGTCATTTACTTACAAATGCGGCAAAGTCTACATTCGGCACATTTACTAAAAGAAGTAagcatacacaaaatataaaaaaatcaaaaccatgGTTCGATAGCGAATGTAAGGAAGCTAGAAAAAAGTTTCGGTCTAGTAGACGAAAACTTAAGCGAAACAATACTGACGACAGAGTGAATGAAACAAAGAAACTAGAAAAGAGTTATAAGCGAGTAATGGATAAGAGCATTCGTAAACATAGAAAGAAAATTAGACACaagatagaaaacttaagatcGATTAACCCGAAAGAATACTGGAAGATTTTGAACGGTGGTAAAAGGGGAAACAATCCATGTGTAcctattaatattttgtttgattattttaagaACTTAAATTTAGGAAATTCTGAAGATGAAGagattgttttagaaaatttgaacaatgtaaaagatttaaatgttaCATTAAATTCACCTATTACAGAAgaggaaattgaaaaatctttgagaaagttaaaaaataataaatcctcTGGTGAtgatatgattgtaaatgaatatttaaaacactCTTTTAGTGTTATGTCACAGGTGTTTGtgaaactttttaatattatatttgacaGTGGAACTATCCCTGAAAATTGGCTTTCTGGAAATATTatacctttatttaaaaataaaggaaacaaaCATGATCCTAGCAATTTTAGACCTATAACAGTTATAAGCTGCTTTGGGAAATTATTTACTTCTATTTTGAATTCACGTTTGAATAAattttctgatgatttttgtttactatGTCAGAATCAAGCTGGTTTCAGAGAAGGTTCTTCTACTacagataatttatttgttatctaCATGCTTATTAGtatcatgaaaaataagaaaaagaaactaTTCTGTGCATTCGTAGATTTTGCTAAAGCCTTTGATACTGTTTGGAGAAAGGGTCTTTGGCATAAATTACTTGTGAATGATATTAACGGtaaaatgtataat CAATGGGCCGAAACAGCAGCTAGAGGACAGCTTGTGGGTGTCACATGTAGAACAAgctctgcttacccttccggagcacctaataTCACCATCAGTGTTtag